A section of the Malania oleifera isolate guangnan ecotype guangnan chromosome 2, ASM2987363v1, whole genome shotgun sequence genome encodes:
- the LOC131147887 gene encoding large ribosomal subunit protein eL31: MVERSNKSRKEEVVTREYTINLHKRLHGCTFKKKAPKAIKEIRKFAQTAMGTTDVRVDVKLNKLIWSHGIRSVPRRVRVRIARKRNDDEDAKEELYSLIMVAEVPPEGLKGLGTKVIDEED; encoded by the exons ATGGTGGAGAGATCGAATAAATCCAGAAAGGAGGAGGTGGTTACTAGAGAATACACTATCAATCTCCACAAACGCCTTCATGGATG CACATTCAAAAAGAAGGCTCCCAAGGCCATAAAGGAAATCAGAAAGTTTGCCCAAACAGCGATGGGAACAACTGATGTTAGAGTGGATGTAAAGCTGAATAAGCTTATTTGGAGCCATGGAATCCGAAGTGTTCCGAGGAGGGTTCGTGTACGCATTGCTCGGAAGAGAAATGACGATGAGGATGCAAAGGAGGAGCTTTACTCACTCATCATGGTTGCTGAGGTCCCACCGGAGGGACTGAAAGGATTGGGCACTAAGGTCATTGATGAAGAAGATTGA